The stretch of DNA TCGGGGGATGTCAACTAAAAACATTAAATAGAGGATCAAACAAATCTGCAAAGCCAAGTCCTCTTAAATTCAGCATGAGAAACAAACAACAGTTAGAAAAAAGACAGTATGTTCCAGCGCCCTGCAGGCTTAGATCCAGCCTGACTGTCATGAGATTAGTAATCTATCAAGTAGCAAATGTGAGAACTTGCAGAGATTTCGTTTATTTGACTTCACTGTTGTCTGGATTGGATTACAGTGAGCTTTGCTGCTTTGTGTATGGCTATCTACCCTTTAGGGATTTAGGGAAATATGTATATCAAATAGCATGAAAATATCTTAATGATAAGAGAAGAAAATGTGTCATGTGGGGGAAACCTCCTCCTTCCCGCAGCAGGAATCTTACCTTGTAGTGGCAACAATCGATGTCGTAGAGGATCATCCTGAAAGGAgagcgagaaaaaaaaaaggtggaaatTTAAAGATAAAATATCAGCCGTAACAAAGATTTGAGATATAGCCGACATTGGTCCTCACCATTTCTGCAGGCAGCAGTCTGAAGGCAGTGGGGCTCTGGTGCGGGGTGTTGCCAGAGGATGCCGCTGTGGGCAGGGCTGACAGGCTGGTTTGAGATGAACTAGTGGTGTTGGGCAAGCTGTCCCCAAGGCCTCGATCCTCATCTTCAAGGGTAGGGGAAGCCTTGGTCATCTCACCCTGAGTCTCTTGCAGCAGTGGCCGTGACTCCGGGCGGGACTCTTCGCCCTCCAGGCCTGCGTTTTGATTGTTTTGTCTCTCCTCTGCTGTGGCTCCACTCTCATCCTAACCAAAACAACAGTGGAGGAGGCAAACAAGTGACATATTGTCCCAGAGATTATCTACAATAATTGTGACTAGTAACACAAAAAACAACCAATCACAACTTACAATGGGGATCTTCACAATCTCACTGGAGTCACAGGTGCTCTTTGGCCCTGTTacaagcaggaaaacagcattAGGAATAAGTTTAACCAACAAATCATAACAGCAAAGCTGCAGTACATGATGTCAACTTACATGGTATTTCACATGAATGACGCCTGATTATGAACCACAATACAGCCAGTCCAATAAGGACGATGAGGACCAGCAGGGAAACGGATACAGGAATGACTGGAAAAACAGACACAAGTTAGTGAGAAGGTGCAAATAAATTCAAGTAAGGCCATTTCTAAAGTTGAGTGTGAAACTTACCGACGCTTGTTGGAGAAGCAGGAGTTGGTTGGGGACGTGCTGGAGGGGTTTCAGTCGATAGGTCCCGTTTTCGGCACACCGTGTTCGAAAAGGGGGTgcacttcttcacctcctctTCACCGGATTTACACCTGCAGTTAtggagaaataaaacatttcaagtAAAggtaaaacatacaaaaaaaacaaaacaaaaaccccCAAAGTTTTCACTACCATGACCAGTCAGTGATGTAAACTGTAGAGTGTTGGCGGTCAGCACGGTGGAAGCGAAAGCGGCTGTAAAGCATTTCAGACTGACGGTAAAGGACACTCACTTGGCGCAGCGTTTGCAGACTTCACAGGCCTGATCTGGAACGCAGAAGGTACCTTGCTTGCACTGGCACCTGGTGTCTGTGGTTGTCGTGCAGGACGCCGTTTCAATCTCATCTGTAGATAACAAAGAGTTGTGAGCAAGCTAAAACCCCGGCAGGAGATCTGATCTGAAATCAGCCAAAGTTCCAACAGAGTTGGAGTAAACCTGCAACAAAACCTGTGACCATCAGCGTTCGTTAAGTCAGAGAGAACTGTCGGACTTTCAGCTAATTTGTAGGCTGCTGGCAATTATGTGGTCATTTTTCCCCAAAAACGATGAGTTAGATAATTGGGTTTCCTGCTTTATCTCACTCTTAGATACCCTTTGCCTAATTTTAACAAGATAATGAGGGATGGAAAATCTGTCACGGTTCATTTGTTAAACTGAAACCTTAAAATGAGTGAGAAAGCAGCAGTCCAGCTCCACAGGACACCCGTTTTTACGAGTCTGATGTCCACGCTTGCCAATTTTCGAAAAATTTGCTTTGTTGGGTTGGTTGGTGAAACATGAGCACATTATCTTTAAATCTCCCTCCCACACCAATTTTCCAGTACTTTATTCAGACAATTAAGCTAATATTATAGAACGttctgagcttttttttttcttttttcccccagagTGTGAAAGAACTCTGAGGCAATCTTTTAAGGCATTCACCCCTGCTGCGATGGTAACGTTTAAAGGTGACTTTCTTTTCAGGAGAGCAGGAGAATTACAAGCAAAAATGGCATCTTAATCTGTTCATATAGTTGAAATGAAATTGCAAACACTTTGACTCTCTTTTTATTGCGTCCTTCCATGTCTTTATACTAAACTCTTTGTCTGACCCGTCAATAACTTTCAGTGACTATCAACACAATGACCGAGCTGGGTAAAAAGGGCCTTTGGATATCACAGCCGAGACTTCACGTGATGCTAAACTACCTATGGAATGACTTGATGGCTAAGGAGATTTGTGTGTTTTATCTAATTTCTCAATAACAAGATCATAATGTGTCCCTTTTACctgaatagattttaaaaccaacatactttgtttgtgtgtgtgtacagagcATTGACACGCAGAGGACACAACTGCCATTTACGCCATGACAACAGCTTTCATTGTTATCACTTCAATGACATGCAATGGTAAAAATTCAATTACAATGTTCCAATACAGAACAGTTCTGTGCTGCATGGCTGTTAAACGCTCTGCCCCGCAGCATGGCGTCTCCAGCGATCGCAGAAGACAAATATGTGTAAAGAAAAACAGCTTAACTGAAGATGCGCCAAATAAGACAACAGAATTATCGGGGtcatctgtgtgtttctgtgaagCTTCTGGACAAAGAGGTGAAGCTGCAGACATGGTTTGCTCAGCCTGTTGCTGTTTGTCAATCTACATAACGCGATGATGCTGGAATTCCACTTTTTTTGCAGCGGATTTAGCGGTTTTATTGTCAGTCTGTCGACACAGTGCTTTGCCTTTCCTTTATGCTGCTCCACAGAGGCACATTTTTGTATCAAAAGTCATGCAGGATGCAGATTCAGTCCAGTGACACCTCAGAGAGGGGACAGTGAAATACAGCGCACACGGAGGAGAGCAGCTAAACTTACAACAGGATGACGGGGTCGACAGAATcggtaaataaaagaaaaagaaaaaaaatggcagaAATGGCTATTATCAGtctggaaatgagaaaaaacaccgtgttttttcttttttattatgtaATCTCATCATTGCCAGGTGCACTGTGGGTCTCTGCATCACATCGGATTGGAGCATCTGAGCAACACTTCTCTATACTTCCAGtctaatttaatttattcaCCAAACCCAAACTGTGCCACACACTGTGCCCTAAATTAACTACAGTTTCGCGGGTGAAATAACTTCCAAagacatacaaaaaaaacattcagaaacTTCCCTTAAAGCTCCTCCATCTGACAccataaatgattaaataaaccAACAGCAGCCCTATTAAAATGAGCTCCCAACAGGAAGATCCAGATAACAGAGCAGCTCACTTAAAAGTGCACAGGCgactttttttaatcaattttcacTTCCTTTAGAAAGTGTTCCTTTAAATTGACGCATGGTCGTAAGTGAGTTCAAACTGGAGCTAAAACGTACAAAACTGCAATAAATGACTATAAAACACATCCTATGTAACATTAGTCTCTTTTCTGTGGCTCCTGCCTTTCATTGGACACAAAGACGCCCAGTGTGGGAAGACAATGACACACAGCCACACCCAGTTCAGCCAGGTAAGACAGACACACAGGCGAATCTCCCGAGACAAGAAACACGCTCACATTCAGCCCacgaaacaaaaacaacaaagacacgCCCTGCTACTCCGTGTAACATCATAAGATCACATTATCACGAGTGGATGTGAAAGGTGGGGGCACACACAAAGAAGTATTAACTTTCCCAAAACAATACATCTTTGACCAAGTGGATTTTTAGGACACTCAATAgtgatcagattttttttaaaagataaaggATTGAATTAAAGGGGACTTTGGTTAGGTGTTGGTTCATCCTTTTTCAAACTGTACTGGGATTTATTGTTAAGGTGAAGAAAACTCCTTCCTGGTTCCACCACACATTCAAGATAGACTTTTAGTTAACAACTGTATCCCTTTAGAACCTTCTTAAAACATCAATGACAAAATTCACAGTTTACTGTTTAGAAAAGCTGAATATCTTTGAGGTTTTTCTATGCTTTCTACAAAAAGCAAATTAAGTATTTGTAGGTTTGGGGCTGATTTTTCAGGGATTCTGGACTGTTTTGGATGGATCATTAGAAGATGACAATGAATTGATatagaaaaaaacaagttgCAATGTTGTTTAAAACGTCTTACCatgaaaaaacattaaagttaCTCAATAAACTCCCAGTCTATGTGactttcaacaacaacaacaaaatcttTCCACAAACTCGAATCAGTGTTGTACATCATATGATCACACGCCCGTCACGGAGAATTTGGTTACCTTGGCGACAGTGGGTACACGGCAAACAGCGTTTCATCCCGTTGGAGTGCTCCGTGTAGGTCTGCCCATGCTCGCAGGACAGACACGTCCCTTGTTCTTGGTCTCTTTCACATTCCTTCTTCACGAAGGTTCCtgcaaatgaaataaaagaacAATAAGACCACAACTCGAATGATAAACGTATACTCCCTTATACGCAGCTAATCTTAACTTCGTTAACGTGGTGCGTTTCCTGCTGAAGCAGGACATACCACAGGAAGGTATCGCACTGTGCTCACAGCGGTAAACCAATGGGAGAGCGTGAAGGCGAGTAGGATGTGATAGAAGTAGAGGGAAGGCGGTTTTGGTGTTTAATTGTGCACATCTCACTGTTACACAAGACGATTTTTCAGGAAATGTACTTTTCACACGGGCGAGGAGAAGAACAGATTCATTGAAATACACAGCTATTTGACCCACTTTGCCGGTCGATTGTAATGCTTATCGTTTCCATGATCAGTTCACGCATGCCATGATTAAAACCACTTGATTCTCACGTGTTTCCAGAATTTATCTGATgtataaatgaaaaaagaaaagagagaagaggaaaaaacacaggacAAAGCACAGATACCTTCAGCTGAACCGAGCAGGGACGGAGTAATCGAAGCGTTTGGAAATACGTTCGTTTTAGAGACACTGCAGCTTGTTTTAGCTCAAATTCTGAGAGGAGCACTACGGCAATTTTTGATTGAACAGATTTAACAATAAATCTGTCACATAATagttaaataaaaagaagaaatctggtacataaaataaatcaaattaacaAAAAAGATGAAGTGGTCACTGCTGgcggaaaaacaagaaaaactaaACCATATAAAGTAGGATGACCATAAGACATTTAAGCAACCGCACGATGTTATCAATCAATACCTCGTATCCAACTCCCATAAATAATGAATGTCACTGGAAATAGGAAATGGGGATGCCTGTAGTGTTGCACTGCGATTACTTGATTTTTGAAACTTTTGAGTCTGTCTCAAAGCAACTCATTTGTGGTATCCTAAAGGCTTTAAATACTTTCAACATGCTCAAGTGCACCTAATTAGATGAATTTAACATTTGTCGGCAATGTTTGCAGTTTACGAAGACTCATTTGGGAACTAAAGAGTCTGTTGTTCTTGTAACAAAAACAAACggggaaaaaaagtgacttgatgaaatatttaaaaaaaggcacTTCTTAGAATTCAGAAAGGCAAATGAAATAACTCAATAAACCATCAGCAGAATGCAGTAATTGCATCTAGGCTAAATATGTTCTGAGCtttaccaaaaaaagaaaaggaaaacgtCAACATCTTTATTACATTCTGTATTTGATTAATAAAAAAGGTTGGTGCTTTTAATGATTTGGGTTGTAAAAATAACCCAGACTTAATACCCTGCCCTTTtgactgttttttgttgtttttgctcaGATTCAGCGCTTTGCTTTCTCCTCCTGGGCTTCGTGAACATCTCTATAAGTTATTTGTGATCCAGTTCgggtttttgggttttttaatGTCAGGCTTCCCAAAATTTCAAAACGTCTTCCGTGAGTTTTTAGGAGAAATGGTCGAATATCAATTGCACAGCCTTTatagacatgaactgaaaaaaaaaaaaaaaactttgatgtGTTAACAATGTTTTTATGTCACAAGGAAACTTTTTATTGGgacttcattaaaaaaaacaaaaaaaacaaacaaacaaaaaaaaaactcccaacAGATGCTGACATCACTCTGCCTTTGTAGCACTTCTGTTCAATTCTGTAACAAGTGTCAAGGAAACATGAGCCGACAAGCTAGTCGCATCGTTAACAGCTTCCCTGCATGTTCAACTGCTCGCTACAGTGCATCTCAGTTTATTTACTGTATATACAATATGACAGAGTTGCTTCCCTCTCAGATTCCTTCAGAGATGCTCTGCACACTGCAAGCACAAGTATGCAAATCCCAAATTACTGAGCTCTCCAGTTATGGTTAAAAAGCCAGCCggtcttctttttattttagtttttaaaccaaaaatgtattaaggTTTTTCATTCAAACCTAATATTGGCTCAAGTTTACACTAAGCTGCGATGTGGGAAACGAGTGAGAGTTTCAGGGTACAAGAAACCAATCTTCTTTAAAAATGGATTTATTTTTGTGTGCTTGTCAGAACTTTAGAAGAGGCAGGTGCGTTTTCCTCCTTACCGGCCTGGCAGTTGAGGCAGCAGAGTGCCTGGTGGAGGTACTGCTCATTCTCGACACATGTCCTGTGCCGTCGCAGGGTGATGTTTCTGTGTTCGTCGCTGGACCACTGAGACGCCGGGGGCTCTGCTGCGTGACACACAAGCCCGATGAAGAGCGCCGCCACCGCCACCTGCATCACCGAAGCCAGGAAGACAAAggagaaggaagaaaaagacatgagttttgctttatttttgtgtagcCACATCATACAGACTCCACCACTCCAACTCATTAGATGAAAGACAGTAAATAGGAGAGCCTATCTTCATAGGAAACCTTGTGTGAGCAATCTATGACTTAATTTGAACCATCTgatctgaacatctgctgtgGGAAAG from Odontesthes bonariensis isolate fOdoBon6 chromosome 22, fOdoBon6.hap1, whole genome shotgun sequence encodes:
- the tnfrsfa gene encoding tumor necrosis factor receptor superfamily, member a, which gives rise to MNFGPVVGKLHVAVAALFIGLVCHAAEPPASQWSSDEHRNITLRRHRTCVENEQYLHQALCCLNCQAGTFVKKECERDQEQGTCLSCEHGQTYTEHSNGMKRCLPCTHCRQDEIETASCTTTTDTRCQCKQGTFCVPDQACEVCKRCAKCKSGEEEVKKCTPFSNTVCRKRDLSTETPPARPQPTPASPTSVVIPVSVSLLVLIVLIGLAVLWFIIRRHSCEIPWPKSTCDSSEIVKIPIDESGATAEERQNNQNAGLEGEESRPESRPLLQETQGEMTKASPTLEDEDRGLGDSLPNTTSSSQTSLSALPTAASSGNTPHQSPTAFRLLPAEMDDPLRHRLLPLQGSEKSLRKSFDLFDEYLDVRIHNKFFRMIGVSDNHIRIAENGAPGDKVYELLKNWMQRQGLKADINDLLEALLSMDQRRSAECIASAAIRKGYYKHADTP